ACTTGGAATGAATTTCTATTTGGGGCTTTCTGGCTCCTATATTCCAAATACCTGACTTCCCTCCGCTAACCACACTTAAGAACATTGATGTCTGGGAGTCGCTTTTAAAATGATAGCTAAGTTCCTCTTGGCTCTCTTTATCATATTCTAATCTAATTCTTAGAACCTTTTATTGAACATTGTTTGGATTTTtgtattcatatacagtggtacctctagttacaaacttaattcgttccagagatccattcttaacctgaaactgttcttaactagaagcATGCTTTCGGTAATAGGGCTTCTtgttgccgctgcaccgctggcacacgatttccgttctcatccagGGTTAaggttctcaacttgaggtaaatattccaggttagcagagtttgtaacctgaagcgtttgtaacctgaggcgtttgtacctcgagctctctctctctctctctctctctctctctctctctctctctctgtgtgtgtgtgtgtgtattattgaatgtttggttgttggtttttttgtaaataaattttttaaaagtcaaactgATTTCAATTTCTGGTCACAACCCTTTCACCCACTGGAGGTGCAAAATTCAGGGCCTCCGTTTCAATGTCTtctcagaagaggaggagctAAGCTGAGACATGTCCAATCCTCCCCATTTAACTATCCATTCCGTCATTTAGATATATCCTTTCTAATTTAACTATTACACTGTGGTGTTTATTTCTATTTTGCAGAGGAGAAATGGAGAGGCTGTGAATTTGCCAGAGCCACACGATGAGATCTCCATCGCCAATACTCAACAACAACACTTCACACTTTGATAGAGCATGTAAgaattaaaagcactctgcacatttTCTCTCCGTGATCCTCCCAGAAGCCCTGCACTGTAAACCAGTATCATTCTTGGATAACAGAGTCGGGGAGAGACCATCCAGTGACTTTGTGGCTGAAAAAAGATTTTGAACACAGGACTTctcattcctgctttgcaggggtcctttccaactctacaattctattattcatcTCCCCGTTTAGATTTCTAGGCCCTCAACATGACACCTACTCTCTATTAGCGAGTCCATGTTGGAGAACATCTATCAGATCCCCTATCATCTGAATTCCGCTGGCTTTTGAGATTCATCAGCTACACAAGTGATGGTAAAATCCCACCAGGCTGCTGTGTCATTGCATCTGCTGAGAGACCAGCAGCCTTTGAGTTGCTGGAATGTTGCCACCTCAAGTGTTCATTGTAATAATTTAATCTGAGATAACATTCCCAATCACCCTCCATCCCATTCCATCCCTCTTTCTTTTCATGTCATGTCTTTCATATAGTAATATCGGGGGTGAGGACTCCTATGCAATTTCTTACTCAACTTTGTAAGATGCTTTAAGTGTCTCTTTGACAAAAGAGCCAGGTATAATGGCATagaccttctttttttaaaaaaatcacactgcTTGGAGGAGGGTGAGTGCCGGAGATTGACTTCATATTCGAGTTGGGGAGCTTATCTGCACAGGACAGGGTGAGCATTGAGGACTAACTTTCCTTCCCTGAATAAGTTTGAGGCTCCACTCTCAGGCACAGAGAAAGCACCTGAACACTTGCCTATGACGAGTGTTTCCCAAAGTCCTTTGTAGCAAATATTCACAGCTTATTACTACTTAGCATTTTCCCACCAAACACACTTGGGGAACGATGTCCTCCATCACCAGATTCAACAGCAGCCTTGTGAGTCACCAAACCTTTGTCCTGATTGGCATCCCTGGGATGCAGGAGAAGAACTCTTGGGTGGCCTTCCCATTGTTTGTGCTCTATGCCCTGACTCTGTTGGGAAACTTCACTATCCTCTATGTCATTAAAAGTGACGAAAGCCTCCATGAACCTATGTATTTCTTCCTTTCCATGCTTGCCTGCTCGGATCTGGGCCTCTCCATGTCCACCATGCCAACAATGCTGGGAGTCTATTGGTTTGACTCTGGGGAAATCCCATTCAACGCCTGCATCAGCCAGATGTTCTTTATCTATATATTTCAATGGGCAGAGTCTGGCATTCTTGTGGCAATGGCTTTTGACCGATTCATTGCCATCCGTGATCCACTGAGATACAGATCACTGCTCTCAAATTCTGTAATTGTGAAAATTGGTATAATTCTCTTTTCAAGAGGCCTGTCTGTCTGTTTCCCCATCCCCTTTCTTATTAAGCGTCTCCCTTTCTGCAAATCCAATGTCCTTTCTCACTCCTACTGTCTCCACCAAGCTGCCATGAAGTTAGCCTGTGCAGACACAAGAGTCAATGTCCTATATGGTTTGGTCGTAGTCATGTGCACTGTAGTGTTGGATGCTCTCATCATTCTTGTATCTTATATCCTGATCCTGAGGACTGCTTTGAGCATTGCCTCCCGCAAAGAATGTGTGAAGGCTCTCAACACCTGCGTATCCCACATTGCTGCCATCTTGATTTTCTACGTCCCAATGATTGGCGTAAGTATGGCACATCGATACGGGAAGCACCTTTCTCCCATTGTTCACATGCTTATGGCCAACATCTATGTTGCTGTCCCACCACTTCTCAATCCCATTGTGTACAGTGTGAAGACCCAGCAGATTCGGCAAAGGATATGCAGCATTTTGAAGTTAGGGAAGTATAGGGAGTGATGTGTCTTCTGCCATAGGTCTCATCATGGGAGCGAAACTGCCTTTGTTGCACTGGTTAATGATCTCCgacgggctagggacaaaggtgaaagctgtttcctagttctgctggatctctcagtggcctttgataccatcctTCTGGACCAGCTAGAGGTGTTGAGAGCTGGGGGCAcggttatacagtggttctgctccttcctcctgggtcatgTCCAGAAAGTGTTGTTGGggtctcacttgtggggtgcctcagggctctgtcctctccccaatgcttttcaacatttatatgaagccactggaagAGATAATCacggggtttgggctgggtgtccacaAGTATGTGGTTGATACCCAGCTGCACCTCTCCTTTAAGTCAGAACCAGTGGAGACAGTGagtgtcctgtgtgagtgtctggaggccgttggaggatggatggtggctaacagattgaagttgaatccggacaagatagaagtactgttttAGGGGGACGGGTGTGAGTGGGTGTGagtgactccctggtcctgaaaggggtaactgtgctcctgaaggaccaagtgcacagcctgggagtaatcttggactcacagctgtcgaTGGAGGTGCAGGTACATTCTGAGTACAGGGCAGGTTggcgttgacctttaaagccctaaacagcctcagcccagtattcctgaaggagcatcttcaccccattgttcagcccagatgctgaggtcctcCTCGAAGGatcttctgccggttccctcgctgtgagaggtgaagttacagggaaccaggcagagggccttctcggtggtggtgccctccctgtggaacaccctcccgtcagatgtcaaagagatgggGTCCAGAAGACTAATTTGACACTGGGCACAAAATAAAGCTGAAGCAAGAAAACTTGCTCCTTTATGAATAGGCCTTCCTGCGGAGTGTAAAGCATAGACAATCGTGTTCAAAGCAAGGGAGACTACTTCTCCAAAGGTTTTTAAATGTCCataaatgattttaaaagaattttCTATTGGCATCCATGAGGTTGGTCTCCTCACAGAATCTTAAGAGGgacccaatgcaggaatcttagctggatcatccaggacagatggccatccaaactatgcttattttatttctatctttCCCAAAGTATGTTTAAGGGTGTTTTAGGAATCTCTGTTTGCAGTGTTTGAACTACTTTATCGGCTTTTGTCCTGATGTGCCTCGGGGCAGACCTTCTTAACTAGCACATTGAGTGAGCTCTCTCCTATTGAAACAGATAAACAAAAACACAGGTGGATGCTGGCTTTGAAAGAAGTGAATGATTACCACAATATCTTACAAGGAGAGTGGGAAACGTGTTTTGGAAAACTGTACTGAATTGAATTAATTTGGCAACGACTTGTAATAatctggaaaatcaataaaaacaattgaAAAGAAATTCCGCCCAGCCGCCAAGTTTGGAGAACTTTCTATCATTGTTTTGTAGCTGTGCCCTGTGAAAATCCAGTCTCACCTGCTGAATTGAAGCTCGGATAAGCAAAATCTCCCTTGGGATTTCCCACTTTAACCTCCTCCAAAAGTTTGAGGGAAAAGGTGTACCTCATTTCTTCCTTTCCAATATTTGTTATTTCCACCTAAGAAATTGCAGGAAAGAAGTTACTCATGTTAAGTGCAAGGTTTGTTGGGGTAGAGATTAAGGAGCCAACGATGACATGATTTTTCAGCAATAAATATGATCTTATGTGTAAATGAAGTCACATTTGAAACAATACAGAAGCAGTCAAAGGGAATTTCCTAGGAAGTGTTTTATTCAGTCTCACCTGCAATCATGTGTGctgaacacacagaaacacatggaTAATGTGAAATTACTGAAATTACAGTCTCCAAATAACACTCAACACATGCAAGCAGATTAATGGAATAGTGCACgttttccccatctctctctttttttaattactttGATTTATCTTCATGGTATAGAATATGAATTTTCAGAAAGCAATGGTTACAACAGTAAAAAACAAATAACTTCTGATGAAATTGAAGACTTTCATCTTGCCATGTGCTACAAGTTTCATTTGATTGCTCAAAAAGATCACAACACATTTTCCCTTGGGTGCTGGGTGGATTCCTGCAACAGTCTTAACAATATACgtattcaataaacattggccacgtgttataaaaggaatatggatAGTGTTCCCCCCACCCTCTTGATTTCCCCAGGCAAACAAAATTTAAGatacttaaattgtggtgcccagaactgagcACAGTATTCTAGGTAAAATAAAGTGGTACTATTCCTGCACTTGATCTGATTCTGCCTTCTGCCACACTGGCCTCCGCTCCCCGTTTGGTgttgtctgcaaatgtgatgagcatcccctcagttccttcatccaagtcatttataaagatgtttaacaacaacgggcccaggacagaaccctgcagcacccctctggtcacttttccccaggatgaggaggacccatgaaggagtcctctttgggttcggtccgtcaaatccacctaacagttacctcattcaacctcattttaccagcttcctcacataaaTATCATGGGGTTGACTTCGTCAAAAGCCATACTGAAAGAAAGATGCACTATTTCCACAGCAGTCCCCTGATCAATGAAGTTTGTAACTccattgaaaaaagaaaaagagaggtttttctgacatgacttgtttttgagaaagtcATGCTTTCATCCTTGTTTATGTTGTGAAATCTTCAAATGAAAGGCacataaatttaaaaatgataataaacaaggatattgacaagctggaacatgtgcaaaggaaagcgatttatgtatttatttaatttgaataccACCCGACccagtggtgccaacttgaataaaatattggtggggggcAAGGTAAGGCCCGCCTTGCACTATCAATCACaggatcctgtatacctgaaggagcgtctccacccattgttcagcccggactctgagatccagcaccaaaggccttctggcagttcactcattgcgagaagtgaggttacagggaaccagacagagggccttcttggtagtggcgcccaccctgggGAACGccatcccttcagatgtgaaggaaataagtagatatcttatctttaaaagacatctgaaggcagccctgtttagggaagcttttaatatttaatgctgtattgttcttaacactcgattgggagctgcccagagtggctggggaaattcagccagatgggcggggtataaataataaattattattagtattattattattatgcacaccatttgaatggcaatgcctatcaactggggggtggccccctcaaatatcttATTGGAGGGCAAAGAACCATTGGcctctaagagttggctcctattccctacacccacaggtctcagaacagttacaacataaaagcacaatataaaaccacaaaatacacatctgtaacccccctccccaccatattttaaaagggcattagatgtcaatcagccaaaggcctggttaaaaaggtgcgtatttgcctggctcctaaagctgtataatgaagggtttctcctctgtatgaattctttgatggaaagtgagatagGAGCTCTGAttgaaggtctttccacattccacgcactgatagggtttctcccctgtatgaattctttgatgggaagtgagactgtggctgtgactgaagcactttagacattccatgcactgataacgtttctcccctgtatgaattatttgatgcgcagtgagatgggagctcttcctgaagctctttccacactgtatgcactgataaggtttctcccctgtatgaattctttgatgggaagtgagataggagctcaaactgaagctctttccacattccaaacattgatagggtttctcccctgtatgaattttttggTGGGAAGTGAAATCAGAGctccaactgaagctctttccacattccgtgcactgatagggtttttcccctgtgtgaattctttgatgggaagtgagagaggagccctgactgaagctctttccacattccatgcactgatagggtttctcccctgtatgagttctttgatgggaagtgagataagAGCTcaaacggaagctctttccacattccatgcactgatagggtttctcccctgtatgaattctttgatgggaagtgagatggccactctgactaaagctctttccacattccccacactgatagggtttttcccctgtatgaattctttgatgagatgTGAGAGAGAAGctgttactgaagctctttccacattccccacaaagatagggtttctctcctgtatgaattctttgatgggaactgaGAAGGGAGctcgtactgaagctctttccacattccacacactgatagggtttctcccctgtatgaattctttgatgggaagtgagatggccaCTCTGACtaaagctccttccacattccccacactgatagggcttctcccctgtatgaattctctgatgggaagtgagagaggagctgttactgaagctcttttcacattccaaacaattatatggtttctctcttgtatgaattctttgatgggaagtgagatgggtgctctgactgaagctctttccgcattccaagcactTATAAGGTTTCTTCCCAATGGGATTTATTTGATGGGAAGAGGAATGGgaactttttccacattcaatataTTTATACTGCTTCTCCACTGTGGATATTTTGTCATGGTCACCCTTGTCCTTGATTTCCAGTTCATCACTACCTGCAATGAAGAGAGAAATGGATTAAATCCTCTGGGAGAAATTAATGAAGAATACCTTTTAACATTGGTCACTGGGGAATAACACAAGTGGGTTAGGTTAGATGGATGCTTTTCTGAAGGGTTGGGTGCATTAATTAACGGGGATCAACCGACATCCTTAGGGGAACCTGTGATTCGATAAGCCTGGCTCTTCTCTCAAATGGATTTTGTTTGGCTCCATCATGGCATCCCTTCCATTTCTAATGTCAGTCTTATCTTTTGTCAGCCAAGGACTGACAGGAgcaagaacaaaaacagaaaacctgacagAAGCTACTTAAACTTCCCTAACAACTCTGAAGTTTAGAGATAAAATGGTCTATGTAGTTCAGACCAGGTTGATAATTGTTTAAGAAGCTGTAACTGGaggaaggagactcttgagagtcccattggctgcaagaagatcaaacgtatccattcttaaggaaatcagccctgagtgctcactggaaggacagatcctgaagctgaggctccaatactttggccagctcatgagaagagaagactccctggaaaagaccctaatgttgggaaagatggagggcacaaggagaaggggatgacagaggacgagatggttggacagtgttttcgaagctacaaacatgaatatga
The sequence above is a segment of the Podarcis muralis chromosome 4, rPodMur119.hap1.1, whole genome shotgun sequence genome. Coding sequences within it:
- the LOC114595401 gene encoding olfactory receptor 51H1-like, which encodes MSSITRFNSSLVSHQTFVLIGIPGMQEKNSWVAFPLFVLYALTLLGNFTILYVIKSDESLHEPMYFFLSMLACSDLGLSMSTMPTMLGVYWFDSGEIPFNACISQMFFIYIFQWAESGILVAMAFDRFIAIRDPLRYRSLLSNSVIVKIGIILFSRGLSVCFPIPFLIKRLPFCKSNVLSHSYCLHQAAMKLACADTRVNVLYGLVVVMCTVVLDALIILVSYILILRTALSIASRKECVKALNTCVSHIAAILIFYVPMIGVSMAHRYGKHLSPIVHMLMANIYVAVPPLLNPIVYSVKTQQIRQRICSILKLGKYRE